A single Roseinatronobacter monicus DNA region contains:
- a CDS encoding ABC transporter permease: MRWLNSPVLRGLLALGFALGVWQTIVWASGVPPFILPGPGRVGASLWGNAPLLWEHARFTAANLAIGLAAGVALGVATALNLALSPGARLLLRPMLIFAQAVPVFALAPIITLWLGYGAPSKIVVVMLVIYFPVTSAFFDGLMRLPAPLNDLAQMMRTTPLRRLFLLQLPNALPALASGLRLAVVYAPFAVVIGEWVGSSRGLGYLMLMANGRGQTDLMFAALLVLAAQSLILFALFEALARGRMKRAGR; this comes from the coding sequence ATGCGCTGGCTGAATTCCCCTGTGTTGCGCGGTCTGCTGGCGTTGGGGTTTGCGCTGGGCGTCTGGCAAACAATTGTCTGGGCCAGCGGGGTGCCGCCCTTCATCCTGCCGGGGCCGGGGCGTGTGGGGGCCAGCCTTTGGGGCAATGCGCCGCTGTTATGGGAACATGCGCGTTTCACGGCGGCCAACCTTGCTATCGGGCTGGCGGCTGGGGTGGCGCTTGGCGTGGCGACGGCGCTTAATCTGGCGCTGTCACCCGGCGCGCGGCTGTTGTTGCGCCCCATGCTGATATTTGCGCAAGCGGTGCCTGTCTTTGCGCTGGCCCCGATCATTACCCTATGGCTTGGCTATGGCGCACCGTCCAAGATTGTCGTGGTCATGCTGGTGATCTATTTCCCGGTCACATCGGCCTTTTTCGACGGGCTGATGCGCTTGCCTGCGCCGCTGAATGATCTGGCCCAGATGATGCGCACGACACCTTTGCGCCGCCTGTTCTTGCTGCAATTGCCCAATGCGCTGCCCGCGCTGGCCTCTGGCCTGCGGCTGGCGGTGGTTTATGCGCCTTTTGCGGTGGTTATCGGGGAATGGGTCGGCTCGTCGCGCGGGCTTGGGTATCTGATGCTCATGGCCAACGGGCGCGGGCAGACCGACCTGATGTTTGCAGCCCTGCTGGTATTGGCGGCACAAAGCCTGATCCTGTTTGCGCTGTTTGAAGCGCTGGCGCGGGGCAGAATGAAAAGGGCCGGGCGCTGA